In the genome of Leeuwenhoekiella sp. MAR_2009_132, one region contains:
- a CDS encoding cupin-like domain-containing protein — protein sequence MKLTEINRVKTITKAELIKNYLKPQKPVVIENLIEDWPAFDKWDLDYIKDVAGDKEVPLYDDRPVTHEDGFNQAHAKMKMADYIDLLKKEPTTYRIFLYNIMKEVPSLKKDFNFPKIGLHLIKQIPMVFFGGENSRVFMHHDIDWANILHFHFHGKKQVVLFPPEQTRNLYKVPHSLITREDIDFDNPDFDKFPVLKKAEGFICELNHGETLYMPEGYWHYMKYVTPGFSMSLRSLPRKPKHLLRAVYNVFIMRHFDGLMRRRKGQAWIDEKNERAITETHTAHGI from the coding sequence TTGAAGCTTACCGAAATAAATAGGGTAAAAACAATTACTAAAGCAGAATTGATTAAAAATTATTTGAAACCACAAAAACCAGTGGTAATCGAAAATTTAATTGAAGATTGGCCTGCTTTTGATAAATGGGATCTTGACTACATTAAAGATGTAGCCGGTGATAAGGAAGTGCCATTATATGATGATAGGCCGGTTACTCACGAAGACGGCTTTAACCAGGCCCACGCAAAAATGAAGATGGCAGATTATATAGATTTGCTAAAAAAAGAGCCTACGACCTATCGTATTTTCTTATATAATATTATGAAAGAAGTTCCTTCGCTTAAAAAGGACTTCAATTTTCCAAAAATAGGATTGCATTTAATCAAGCAAATACCTATGGTATTCTTCGGTGGTGAAAACTCACGGGTTTTTATGCATCACGATATAGATTGGGCAAATATTTTGCATTTTCATTTCCACGGAAAAAAACAGGTGGTTTTATTCCCTCCGGAGCAGACTAGAAATTTATACAAAGTTCCGCACTCGTTAATAACCAGAGAAGATATTGATTTTGATAATCCGGATTTTGATAAATTTCCGGTTTTAAAAAAAGCAGAAGGCTTTATCTGCGAACTTAACCACGGGGAAACTCTATACATGCCTGAAGGATACTGGCATTATATGAAGTATGTAACGCCTGGTTTTAGCATGAGTTTACGTTCGCTACCTAGAAAGCCTAAACATCTGTTACGCGCCGTTTATAATGTCTTTATAATGCGTCATTTTGATGGCTTAATGCGACGTAGAAAAGGACAGGCATGGATCGATGAGAAAAACGAACGTGCGATTACCGAAACCCATACGGCACACGGTATTTAA
- the bioB gene encoding biotin synthase BioB: MKQMKHNWTREEILDIYNKPLMELLYEAATTHRLHHDPNTVQVSTLLSIKTGGCPEDCGYCPQAARYHTDIKGNDLMGVQQVKAQALRAKAAGSSRVCMGAAWRNVKDGEEFDQVLEMVRTINKLDMEVCCTLGMITENQAQRLAEAGLYAYNHNLDTSEDYYKDVISTRAFQDRLDTIGNVRKTNVTVCSGGIIGMGEKVEDRAGMLVALATLDPQPESVPINALVAVEGTPMEDIEPISIWEMVRMVATTRIVMPQTQVRLSAGRTQMSREGQAMCFFAGANSIFAGDKLLTTPNPDVNEDMKMFELLGLNPQAPFVKKAKPETVEAQDSKHMPTGEKPKWSRPGHTIPRNEEAKAKAKA, from the coding sequence ATGAAACAGATGAAACATAACTGGACTCGCGAGGAAATCCTCGATATCTATAATAAACCTTTAATGGAATTGCTTTATGAAGCTGCGACAACACATCGCTTGCATCACGATCCCAATACCGTACAGGTTTCTACATTATTATCAATTAAAACAGGTGGTTGCCCCGAAGATTGTGGGTACTGCCCGCAAGCTGCGAGATATCATACAGATATTAAAGGCAATGATTTAATGGGAGTTCAGCAGGTAAAAGCACAGGCTTTACGTGCTAAAGCTGCAGGAAGTTCGCGCGTTTGTATGGGTGCTGCCTGGAGAAACGTAAAGGATGGTGAAGAGTTTGATCAGGTATTAGAAATGGTACGTACCATTAACAAACTGGATATGGAAGTATGTTGTACGCTAGGTATGATTACCGAAAATCAGGCGCAACGTCTGGCTGAAGCGGGTTTATATGCTTATAATCACAACTTAGATACTTCTGAAGATTATTATAAAGATGTGATCTCAACACGTGCTTTTCAAGATCGATTAGATACGATAGGAAATGTACGCAAGACCAATGTTACGGTTTGTAGCGGTGGTATTATTGGGATGGGAGAAAAAGTAGAAGATAGAGCTGGTATGCTCGTTGCTCTTGCGACTTTAGACCCACAGCCAGAAAGTGTGCCTATAAATGCATTAGTAGCGGTAGAAGGCACCCCAATGGAAGATATTGAGCCTATTTCTATATGGGAAATGGTGCGTATGGTAGCAACTACTCGTATTGTAATGCCACAAACACAAGTACGACTAAGTGCAGGACGTACGCAAATGAGCAGAGAAGGGCAGGCAATGTGTTTCTTTGCGGGAGCAAATTCGATTTTTGCAGGAGATAAGTTGTTAACTACACCTAATCCTGATGTAAATGAAGATATGAAGATGTTTGAATTGTTAGGCTTAAATCCGCAGGCACCTTTTGTAAAAAAGGCAAAACCAGAAACTGTAGAAGCTCAAGACTCTAAACATATGCCTACCGGTGAAAAGCCAAAATGGTCTAGACCGGGTCATACGATACCTCGTAATGAAGAAGCAAAGGCAAAAGCTAAAGCTTAA
- a CDS encoding beta-ketoacyl synthase N-terminal-like domain-containing protein produces the protein MKHIVALTGISAISASGEDTFLRNGLANHNLSFDEGLDAWVGKLPKEIQFKIEKIRKENRNYQALDPSVLYAMYVSRKAVAQAGWTYGSKFGINIGSSRGATQLFEGYYEAFTKSGKTETLASPTTTLGNISSWVAQDLQNDGPDISHSITCSTALHSLLNGVAWLQSSMCDKFLVGGSEAALTPFTIAQMRAMKTYSRADKEASYPCRALDFNKTENTMVLGEGAASVCLELGTREHALAYVVGVGYATESLKHAVSISAEATCFQKSMKMAVEDALGTGDSVRIDTIEEMMGAIDAIVMHAPGTLLGDSSEFKAVQALFGDNLPLLTTNKWKIGHTFGASGLLSLDLAVKMLQYQQYEEVPFISPQAKQKEIKNILVNAVGFGGNAVSILLRKA, from the coding sequence TTGAAACACATAGTTGCACTAACCGGAATTTCTGCTATATCTGCTTCGGGAGAAGATACGTTTCTGCGCAATGGCTTAGCAAATCATAATTTATCTTTTGATGAAGGTCTTGACGCCTGGGTAGGTAAACTGCCTAAAGAGATTCAGTTTAAAATTGAAAAAATACGAAAGGAAAACCGCAATTATCAGGCGCTCGATCCTTCAGTATTGTATGCGATGTATGTATCTCGTAAAGCGGTTGCACAAGCCGGCTGGACTTACGGCAGTAAATTTGGTATTAATATAGGTTCGTCACGCGGAGCTACTCAGCTTTTTGAAGGGTATTATGAGGCATTCACCAAATCGGGAAAAACCGAAACCCTGGCGTCACCCACAACCACTTTAGGAAATATCTCTTCCTGGGTTGCTCAGGATTTACAAAATGATGGCCCCGATATTTCACATTCTATCACCTGTTCTACTGCATTGCATTCTTTGCTTAATGGGGTTGCCTGGTTACAGTCGAGTATGTGTGATAAATTCTTAGTAGGTGGTAGTGAGGCTGCGTTAACACCATTTACTATAGCACAAATGCGGGCGATGAAAACCTATAGTCGAGCAGATAAAGAGGCTTCTTATCCGTGCCGTGCGTTGGATTTTAATAAAACTGAAAATACAATGGTTTTAGGAGAAGGGGCAGCATCAGTGTGCCTGGAGTTAGGAACTCGTGAGCACGCACTGGCATATGTAGTAGGTGTAGGTTATGCAACCGAATCCTTGAAGCATGCTGTTTCTATTTCGGCGGAAGCCACATGTTTTCAAAAGTCTATGAAGATGGCAGTAGAAGATGCTCTTGGCACTGGTGATAGTGTAAGGATTGACACTATCGAGGAAATGATGGGGGCTATAGATGCGATTGTGATGCACGCTCCCGGAACTCTATTAGGAGACAGCAGTGAGTTTAAGGCGGTACAGGCACTATTTGGAGATAATCTTCCGTTATTAACAACCAATAAATGGAAGATAGGCCACACCTTTGGTGCCAGTGGGTTATTAAGTCTTGATCTGGCTGTAAAAATGCTGCAATATCAACAGTATGAGGAAGTGCCCTTTATTTCGCCGCAGGCAAAACAGAAAGAGATTAAGAATATATTAGTAAATGCTGTGGGTTTTGGCGGTAATGCTGTTAGTATTTTGTTACGCAAAGCCTAG
- a CDS encoding cytochrome c oxidase assembly factor Coa1 family protein yields MNELVKEERSWWSRNWKWVVPVGGCFTIIIGGILLIGGAIFGFVNKVQNSSGGDEALEIVQNNPAVIEALGEPIEKNGFGSYKVNYNNGDKTAEASFPIKGPKGEALVELKSAGEDDEILYEIFQVTLENTGEVINLNKSQLKAGDY; encoded by the coding sequence ATGAACGAATTAGTAAAAGAAGAACGCAGCTGGTGGTCTCGCAACTGGAAATGGGTCGTACCCGTAGGTGGGTGTTTTACCATAATTATTGGCGGAATTCTTCTAATAGGAGGAGCAATCTTTGGCTTTGTTAATAAAGTACAAAATAGCAGCGGCGGTGACGAGGCTCTAGAAATTGTACAGAATAACCCTGCAGTAATTGAAGCCCTAGGAGAACCCATAGAGAAAAATGGCTTTGGCAGTTATAAAGTAAATTACAATAACGGCGATAAAACCGCAGAAGCATCATTCCCAATAAAAGGCCCTAAAGGAGAAGCTTTAGTAGAACTTAAATCTGCTGGCGAGGATGATGAAATACTCTATGAGATTTTTCAAGTAACTCTTGAAAATACTGGCGAGGTTATAAATCTAAATAAAAGTCAACTAAAAGCTGGAGATTACTAA
- the bioA gene encoding adenosylmethionine--8-amino-7-oxononanoate transaminase, translated as MNLTERDKKHIWHPLTQHKLHPEAKPIVKAKGALLYDEDGNEYVDAISSWYTAMYGHCNDFIIDHAYKQMQQLDQIIFSGFTHEPAVVLSEKLMAILPSNQAKLMFNDNGSTATEIGIKMALQYHHNKGADRKTLLAFQEGFHGDTLGAMSVSGLSVYNGPFEEFFIDVKRIPLPNGENINNVLQAIDAFHKETPLAGFIYEPLVQGAAGMKMYQPEHLEPVLKKCKDLGIITVADEVMTGFGKTGSFFASDYISIKPDVMCLSKALTAGLVPMGITTCTQEIYDAFYDDDISKGLFHAHTYSANPIACATAIAGIELLQSEEIQANIKQITSWHQQFAEELKDHPKVRVTRQQGVIFALELAIEMERYGNLRYRIYEACMNEGVYLRPLGATIYILAPFITTREQMEKVYSAIRKVLDTF; from the coding sequence TTGAATCTAACTGAACGCGATAAAAAACACATTTGGCATCCGCTAACGCAGCATAAACTACATCCGGAAGCAAAACCTATTGTCAAGGCAAAAGGAGCTTTGCTTTATGATGAGGACGGAAATGAATATGTAGATGCAATTTCTTCCTGGTATACTGCCATGTACGGGCATTGCAACGATTTTATTATCGACCACGCCTATAAACAAATGCAGCAGCTCGATCAGATTATTTTTAGTGGTTTTACACACGAGCCGGCAGTAGTTCTTTCTGAAAAATTGATGGCTATATTGCCTAGCAATCAGGCGAAATTGATGTTTAACGACAACGGCTCAACTGCTACAGAAATCGGTATTAAAATGGCGTTGCAGTATCATCATAATAAAGGTGCTGATCGCAAAACACTTTTGGCATTTCAAGAGGGTTTTCACGGGGATACCCTGGGTGCAATGTCTGTAAGCGGATTATCTGTTTACAATGGTCCGTTTGAAGAATTTTTTATTGATGTAAAACGCATTCCATTGCCTAATGGCGAAAATATCAACAATGTACTTCAAGCCATAGATGCTTTTCACAAGGAAACTCCATTAGCCGGATTTATTTATGAGCCTTTAGTGCAAGGTGCTGCGGGGATGAAAATGTATCAGCCTGAACATTTGGAACCTGTTTTAAAAAAATGTAAAGACCTTGGTATTATTACCGTGGCTGATGAGGTCATGACCGGCTTCGGTAAAACCGGAAGCTTTTTTGCTTCAGACTACATCAGCATTAAACCCGATGTGATGTGTTTGTCAAAAGCTTTAACCGCCGGTTTGGTTCCTATGGGGATAACCACCTGTACTCAGGAAATTTACGATGCCTTTTACGATGATGATATAAGTAAAGGGTTGTTTCACGCGCATACCTATTCGGCTAATCCCATCGCATGTGCCACAGCAATTGCCGGGATAGAATTATTGCAGTCGGAAGAAATTCAAGCAAACATTAAACAAATTACGAGTTGGCATCAGCAATTTGCTGAAGAATTAAAAGACCATCCTAAAGTACGTGTTACGCGACAACAAGGTGTGATTTTTGCTCTAGAATTAGCAATTGAGATGGAACGTTACGGCAACCTGCGCTACCGCATCTATGAGGCGTGTATGAATGAAGGCGTGTATTTGCGACCACTTGGCGCTACTATTTATATTCTAGCACCCTTTATTACTACTCGGGAGCAAATGGAAAAAGTGTATAGTGCGATCAGGAAGGTTTTAGATACTTTTTAG
- a CDS encoding GIY-YIG nuclease family protein yields the protein MQNSYVYIITNSYRTTFYVGLTSDLNRRILDHLDNKGSKFTSKYNLRDLIYFEGFTSIDQAILREKQLKNWRKSWKLNLIKEKNPTLQTLNIFE from the coding sequence ATGCAAAATAGTTATGTTTATATTATAACTAATTCTTATAGAACAACTTTTTATGTTGGTTTGACTTCAGATCTAAATCGGCGTATTTTAGACCATCTAGACAACAAGGGATCTAAATTTACTTCGAAATATAATCTACGTGATTTAATTTATTTTGAAGGGTTCACAAGCATTGACCAAGCAATTTTAAGAGAAAAGCAATTAAAGAACTGGAGGAAGAGTTGGAAGTTAAATTTAATTAAGGAGAAGAATCCAACACTTCAAACATTGAACATTTTTGAGTAA
- the bioD gene encoding dethiobiotin synthase, whose protein sequence is MAKQTFFITGISTEVGKTLASAIVTEALEADYWKPIQAGDLEHSDTHKVKDFISNSKTQFHPNAFSLKTPMSPHAAAAIDGVQIISAEVKRPETKNNLVIEGAGGLLVPISDTETILDLIKPQDLVIVVSRHYLGSINHTLLTIDKLKQAGKTIFGILFSGAEHPTTEAVIAKMSGVKIIGRIDEEPYFDKMVVKEYADLLRDNFKS, encoded by the coding sequence ATGGCAAAACAAACTTTTTTTATAACCGGGATTTCAACTGAAGTAGGGAAAACATTGGCTTCGGCGATTGTAACTGAGGCTTTAGAAGCAGATTATTGGAAGCCCATTCAGGCGGGAGATTTGGAACATTCTGATACGCACAAAGTCAAAGACTTTATCTCAAACAGCAAGACGCAATTTCATCCAAATGCCTTCAGCTTAAAAACGCCTATGAGTCCGCATGCAGCAGCAGCGATTGATGGTGTTCAAATCATTTCTGCAGAGGTAAAACGACCCGAAACTAAAAACAATCTGGTCATTGAAGGAGCGGGAGGTCTTTTGGTTCCTATAAGTGATACCGAAACGATTCTAGATTTAATTAAACCGCAAGATTTAGTAATCGTAGTTTCGCGTCATTATTTAGGAAGCATCAATCATACATTGCTCACAATCGATAAACTGAAACAAGCCGGGAAAACCATTTTCGGAATTCTTTTTAGCGGAGCTGAACATCCCACCACAGAGGCTGTAATTGCAAAAATGAGCGGCGTTAAGATTATTGGCCGTATTGATGAAGAGCCCTATTTTGATAAGATGGTGGTTAAAGAATATGCTGATCTTTTGAGAGATAATTTTAAGAGTTAA
- a CDS encoding aminotransferase class I/II-fold pyridoxal phosphate-dependent enzyme: protein MLPKKLQTKLDQRNAANALRKLGSSTLEGLRKDVDFSSNDYLGFSKSESIFFRASEILEEQNLQQNGATGSRLLSGNHKIYDLAEAFIAKTHQVEAALIFNSGYDANVGFFSSVPQRGDVILYDEFIHASIRDGIQMSHAKAYKFKHNDLQDFERLLAKQDKMLKQVQHDVHVIYVVTESVFSMDGDSPDLKAMTDLCEKYGAYFVVDEAHALGVFDTGLIDKLALGHRVARLVTFGKAMGCHGAAVLGSEDLKSYLINFARSLIYTTGLPPHSVATILASYKQLTNVTPSVEEGLSDEVKKLNDNIQFFRDKVKNKNLQAYFIPSDSAIQSAVIPGNDTVKMISLQLKESGYEVKAILSPTVPAGQERLRFCLHSYNTQQELKNVLERLAKSLHTFSID, encoded by the coding sequence ATGCTTCCCAAAAAATTACAGACAAAACTTGATCAACGCAACGCAGCTAATGCGTTACGCAAATTGGGTTCTTCTACTTTGGAGGGCCTGAGAAAGGATGTCGATTTTTCATCTAACGATTATTTGGGTTTTTCAAAAAGCGAGAGTATTTTCTTTCGCGCAAGCGAAATTTTAGAAGAACAAAACCTACAACAAAATGGTGCAACCGGTTCGCGTTTACTTTCCGGCAATCATAAAATTTACGATCTGGCAGAAGCGTTTATTGCAAAAACACATCAGGTTGAAGCAGCATTGATTTTCAATTCGGGTTACGATGCCAATGTGGGTTTTTTTAGCAGTGTGCCACAACGCGGCGATGTGATTTTGTATGACGAATTCATTCACGCCAGTATACGCGACGGTATCCAAATGAGTCATGCAAAAGCGTATAAGTTTAAGCATAATGATTTACAGGATTTTGAGCGGCTTCTAGCTAAACAGGATAAGATGCTGAAACAAGTTCAGCATGACGTGCATGTCATTTACGTAGTAACCGAATCGGTTTTTTCTATGGATGGCGATAGTCCAGATCTAAAAGCAATGACTGATTTATGTGAAAAGTACGGAGCTTATTTTGTGGTCGACGAGGCACATGCGTTAGGTGTTTTTGATACAGGATTGATTGATAAATTGGCTCTCGGGCACCGAGTTGCAAGGTTGGTGACTTTTGGTAAAGCGATGGGCTGTCACGGAGCAGCAGTTTTAGGTTCAGAAGATTTGAAAAGTTATCTTATTAATTTTGCCCGAAGTTTAATTTATACCACGGGTTTGCCACCGCATAGTGTAGCAACCATCTTAGCATCTTATAAACAGCTTACAAATGTCACCCCGAGCGTAGAAGAGGGGCTTTCCGATGAGGTGAAAAAGCTCAATGATAACATTCAGTTCTTTCGGGATAAAGTCAAAAATAAAAACCTTCAAGCGTATTTTATCCCGAGCGATTCGGCAATACAATCTGCAGTAATTCCTGGTAACGATACCGTCAAAATGATTTCGCTTCAGCTTAAAGAATCTGGTTATGAGGTTAAAGCGATTCTTTCGCCTACAGTACCTGCAGGACAGGAACGCTTGCGGTTTTGTTTACACAGCTACAACACACAACAAGAGCTTAAAAATGTACTTGAGCGGCTTGCAAAATCTTTACATACATTCTCTATAGATTAA
- a CDS encoding DUF2975 domain-containing protein: MHLNKLFKLLIDLAFFLMIPIVVFFPGTILYILIFPEQTIINVNIPFIEDGFGGKALVFLILFFALFLLFFTGFYHLRKFAGLLLKNKLFSKEVIVRTKKAGQFFTACALGSFIFIGIYSLLTVKNKFSITFGTSNFNLLLFLLIVGVLFLLLSDAFARALKLKEENDLTV, translated from the coding sequence ATGCACTTAAACAAACTCTTTAAATTGCTCATCGATCTGGCATTTTTTCTGATGATCCCCATTGTGGTCTTTTTTCCGGGAACTATTTTATATATCCTTATTTTCCCGGAACAGACCATTATTAATGTAAATATTCCGTTTATTGAAGATGGTTTTGGAGGAAAAGCGCTCGTATTTTTGATCCTCTTTTTTGCTTTATTTCTTCTATTCTTTACAGGTTTTTACCATTTAAGAAAGTTTGCCGGCTTGCTGCTTAAAAACAAGCTCTTCTCAAAAGAAGTTATTGTTCGGACTAAAAAAGCCGGACAGTTTTTTACGGCTTGCGCATTGGGTTCATTCATTTTTATAGGAATCTATTCCTTGCTTACGGTTAAGAATAAATTCAGTATCACTTTTGGAACTTCAAATTTCAACCTTCTTTTATTTCTTTTAATCGTAGGTGTACTGTTTTTACTACTTAGTGATGCGTTTGCAAGAGCGTTAAAACTGAAAGAAGAAAACGATTTAACTGTTTAA
- a CDS encoding helix-turn-helix domain-containing protein: protein MPIIINLDQVLADRNMKSKELAEIVGITEANLSILKSGKAKAVRFSTLEAICEALDCQPGDILAFSLPYPSKG from the coding sequence ATGCCTATCATCATCAACTTAGACCAGGTATTGGCAGACCGCAATATGAAGAGTAAAGAGCTGGCGGAAATCGTAGGTATTACGGAGGCAAACCTTTCCATACTAAAGTCGGGTAAGGCGAAGGCGGTACGTTTTTCAACTTTAGAAGCCATTTGTGAAGCATTAGATTGTCAGCCTGGAGATATTCTAGCCTTTTCCTTACCTTATCCCTCCAAAGGATAG
- a CDS encoding M61 family metallopeptidase, giving the protein MKLWIAFLLISLSLQAQTNTYTISFDNAVHHEAVVQVTFPQVKSKTLRVQMSRSSPGRYAIHEFAKNVYGFKATNGAGETLEIHRNDPYSWEITNTDGTINVEYILFANRGGGTYSQVDETHAHLNMPATFMYAESLQERPIEITFNAREDLNWKVATQLKLKEGTTYTSPNLYYFMDSPTEISDYKLREFKVDGQNIRFVLHDPGTEAEFDEYWDKVQKIVLQEQAVFGELPKYDYGEYTFLACYMPNVSGDGMEHRNSTILTDTETLANGGMKGNIGTVSHEYFHSWNVERIRPADLEPFQFDKANMSNNLWFAEGFTSYYTNLILERAGVITAEEYVEGLNGTFNYVWNSPALQYFNPIEMSNQAPFVDAATSVDPVNRENMFISYYSYGSVLGLALDLSLREKDLNLDDFMQLMWNRFGKTEVAYTVADIETTLVDYAGDTFAQNFFSNYIYNSEIPNYAGLFEQVGLNLEQDANKPYFGASFKETETGLEITRNTFKGSPAYKADLDKGDLITSIDETPFTSIENFNTLLASKKVGDHLNIEFTRFGDLKTTKATLSADPTYFITLKQKAKKEAVIAREAWLAKQ; this is encoded by the coding sequence ATGAAACTTTGGATTGCCTTCCTTCTTATAAGCCTTTCACTTCAGGCACAAACTAACACCTATACCATTTCTTTTGACAATGCCGTGCACCACGAGGCCGTGGTACAGGTTACCTTTCCACAGGTAAAATCTAAAACGCTGCGCGTACAAATGAGTAGGTCTTCACCAGGACGCTATGCCATTCACGAATTTGCCAAAAATGTCTACGGATTTAAAGCTACAAACGGGGCGGGCGAAACTTTAGAAATACATCGAAATGATCCCTACAGCTGGGAAATCACCAATACAGACGGGACTATAAATGTGGAATATATTCTTTTTGCCAATCGGGGAGGCGGCACGTATTCTCAAGTTGATGAAACCCATGCGCACCTTAATATGCCCGCTACATTTATGTACGCTGAATCATTACAGGAACGCCCTATAGAAATCACCTTTAATGCTCGTGAAGACTTAAACTGGAAAGTTGCAACACAACTAAAACTTAAAGAAGGTACTACCTACACGTCACCAAATCTGTACTATTTTATGGACAGCCCCACAGAAATAAGCGACTATAAACTGCGTGAATTTAAGGTAGACGGTCAGAATATAAGATTCGTTTTACACGATCCCGGAACCGAAGCTGAATTTGATGAATACTGGGATAAAGTTCAAAAAATTGTGTTGCAGGAACAAGCGGTTTTTGGGGAGTTGCCAAAATACGATTATGGCGAATATACGTTTTTAGCGTGTTATATGCCTAATGTTTCCGGTGACGGAATGGAACACCGCAACAGCACCATTCTTACTGATACTGAAACGCTTGCCAATGGTGGAATGAAGGGCAATATTGGCACCGTATCTCACGAATATTTTCACAGCTGGAATGTGGAGCGCATTCGCCCGGCGGACTTGGAACCGTTTCAGTTCGATAAAGCCAATATGAGCAACAATCTTTGGTTTGCCGAAGGGTTTACCAGCTACTACACAAATCTGATTTTAGAACGTGCAGGTGTTATTACAGCAGAAGAATATGTTGAAGGTCTTAATGGCACGTTTAATTATGTTTGGAACTCTCCTGCATTGCAGTATTTCAACCCCATTGAGATGAGCAATCAGGCGCCTTTTGTAGATGCCGCAACTTCGGTTGACCCTGTAAACCGTGAGAATATGTTTATTTCCTATTATTCCTACGGAAGTGTTTTAGGTCTGGCTTTGGATTTAAGCTTACGCGAAAAAGACTTAAACCTGGATGATTTTATGCAACTGATGTGGAATCGTTTCGGTAAAACTGAAGTGGCGTATACCGTTGCTGATATTGAAACTACACTGGTCGATTATGCCGGTGATACTTTCGCCCAAAACTTTTTTAGCAACTACATCTACAACAGTGAGATTCCTAATTATGCCGGATTATTTGAACAAGTAGGACTTAATCTTGAACAGGATGCTAACAAGCCGTATTTTGGCGCTTCGTTTAAAGAAACAGAAACTGGCTTAGAAATTACCAGAAACACATTTAAAGGGAGCCCGGCATATAAAGCCGATCTTGATAAAGGTGATCTTATAACATCTATAGATGAAACTCCTTTTACCAGTATAGAGAACTTCAACACCCTATTAGCATCTAAAAAAGTAGGAGACCATTTGAATATTGAATTTACTCGATTTGGTGATTTAAAGACTACAAAGGCAACACTTTCGGCAGACCCTACCTATTTTATAACTCTTAAACAAAAGGCTAAAAAAGAGGCTGTAATTGCACGCGAAGCGTGGTTAGCCAAGCAATAG
- a CDS encoding F0F1 ATP synthase subunit epsilon, whose amino-acid sequence MHLEIVSPEATLYSGEATSVTLPGVDGGFQILDNHAPIVALLEKGVVKVKGAILSEKAKKRFTVGKEAGEFVLAINSGTVEMKDNKVIVLAD is encoded by the coding sequence ATGCATTTAGAAATTGTAAGTCCAGAGGCTACTTTATATAGCGGTGAAGCAACGTCAGTAACACTTCCGGGTGTAGATGGCGGGTTTCAGATTTTAGATAATCACGCGCCTATAGTTGCTCTTTTAGAAAAAGGAGTAGTTAAAGTTAAAGGAGCTATACTTTCAGAAAAAGCAAAAAAGCGTTTTACAGTAGGAAAAGAGGCGGGAGAATTTGTTCTTGCAATCAATTCAGGGACTGTAGAGATGAAAGATAATAAAGTAATTGTATTGGCAGATTAA